One genomic window of Fusarium fujikuroi IMI 58289 draft genome, chromosome FFUJ_chr01 includes the following:
- a CDS encoding related to histidine kinase, translating to MSPPEQPRESSQTRAIRPAAAVHDTGFPLACSESHQNQIQAPVPTTFDNVRPRATFDLVNDIKGHDATPRPFAGGRFLRDLGDASRSPSQSPFRLAMPSISPGQLAFSAMQYLPVPTLVLNNLKTVVLANEAMGRMLGLITEDSDEEDTLPTIESLRGQTLSQVGVDILQDGQPVWATWEAFLDSQVDEMGVRVAARDPRRSSQSGGDETPTASTMPLPERAPSPPARKTQDSIVEVVITRKNGNKTAFDGRYNPKESDCQVYAKMIITIWELEDHQTFFTLTFTSTESPSSTLHSTKRPIARPSILEAAERKSIAHSNPSSVASSRDSNSPSFHSPGIVTMSSSPFPPMGPPSVATHSSTPSLLQKMLLMKDALLNNTQMPILAMWKDGSVTFPNTAARKLFEKEAPLDTSLNGFDLMRYWHIYTEDFSERFAVEDMPICKLLKTEKPFSGFRVGMYDENRNKRIYDVLGEAIRDDSTGEFLAGVVTGRDVTVMTEEITQIKERDEERFKLICDTMPQLVWTATPDGMVDFWNTRFYTYTGLTPENSLGKSWVNAFHPDDLPEAHRRWQHSLNTGDSYVTEYRCQSKDGNWRWYLGRALPQRNKETGEVEKWFGTCTDVHESIQTKMSAKRTRQQLLSVIAHSHVTIFTVDPKRRVTMLEGALIWNNTHEENHDGTRWFIGENMYTVFNRLTAQLADGERPEFLEPIELLLDGKATEDLKEHGIDDRWYRTRFLPMFGKRPQEGGAKNDTYIEGVIGVIMDVTELKVREEALEKQSKEKRRAMANEAAAKEANRLKSQFLANMSHEIRTPITGVLGMAELLSGMQLDAEQQEYVENIQSSATSLLTVINDILDFSKVESGRLDIEEVQFSLSHIVKEVGRMLQFAVERKNLDFQSDIGDGIENDLVVIGDPGRVRQILTNLLTNSIKFTNQGYVRFSVTAEKETSESIEVRFSVEDSGIGIQDDVRKKLFQPFSQGDASTARRFGGTGLGLTICKNLLDLMHGRISLESNVGVGTRATFWIPFNKPSGPAEAGLANAGAIPDRLQSELSLSCNSSEYDQIVGTPPPFDGMQANNAGSRRTRFGISSTSSPDQELPASERAKIHVLVVEDNPINQKIATKTIGKLGFQVTAAWNGKEALEYLAGVQKGIKQKPDIILMDVQMPIIDGYKCTHLLRHHMPYKPLVQDVPIVAMTASAIQGDREKCTKAGMDDYLAKPVRGVILEKMLLRWCHSRRRTSATPDPTASDCSEMSEHCDNADIPNIGIDDNDMPQTSEEINGSPITPRPLTTNGYQNEPSPFDSTGLAVQVRRPEGETEWSNRLQETKLIDAAGGSSSYRRNSYHELQTGDSLTEENVNRLKSENQSTTRR from the exons ATGAGCCCTCCCGAACAACCTCGTGAGAGCAGCCAAACTCGAGCTATTAGGCCCGCAGCAGCTGTGCACGACACCGGCTTTCCCTTGGCTTGCTCCGAATCACATCAAAATCAAATCCAAGCTCCTGTTCCGACCACATTTGACAATGTGCGACCGAGAGCCACTTTCGACTTGGTTAATGATATCAAGGGCCATGATGCCACCCCACGACCATTTGCCGGGGGACGTTTCCTCAGGGATTTGGGAGATGCTTCGCGCTCACCTTCGCAAAGCCCCTTTCGCCTAGCCATGCCTAGTATATCTCCTGGCCAGCTTGCATTCTCTGCAATGCAGTACTTGCCGGTACCAACCCTCGTTCTTAATAATCTCAAGACCGTCGTCCTGGCCAACGAAGCAATGGGCCGAATGCTAGGACTCATTACGGAAGATtcggatgaagaggatacTCTGCCGACTATCGAAAGCCTTCGCGGCCAGACCTTGTCTCAAGTCGGTGTTGATATCCTCCAGGATGGACAGCCTGTGTGGGCAACGTGGGAGGCTTTCCTCGATTCTCAGGTGGATGAAATGGGCGTGCGAGTTGCAGCAAGGGATCCACGACGATCATCACAGTCTGGCGGCGATGAGACGCCAACCGCAAGCACAATGCCTCTCCCCGAGAGGGCACCAAGCCCACCCGCGCGTAAAACGCAAGACTCCATCGTGGAAGTTGTTATCACCCGCAAAAATGGCAACAAGACAGCGTTTGATGGCCGCTATAACCCTAAAGAATCGGATTGTCAGGTATATGCTAAGATGATTATTACAATATGGGAACTCGAAGATCATCAGACGTTCTTCACACTCACCTTTACCAGCACGGAATCCCCGTCATCCACTCTTCATAGCACGAAACGACCCATTGCGAGACCGAGTATCCTCGAAGCTGCCGAGCGCAAATCTATTGCTCATTCAAACCCGTCCTCGGTTGCGTCAAGTCGAGATTCGAATTCACCATCATTTCATAGCCCAGGAATTGTCACTATGTCATCTAGCCCTTTCCCACCAATGGGCCCCCCTTCTGTCGCAACCCATTCAAGTACGCCTTCTCTTCTGCAAAAaatgctgttgatgaaagATGCACTGCTCAACAATACCCAAATGCCCATTTTAGCAATGTGGAAAGATGGTAGTGTCACCTTTCCCAACACGGCTGCTCGGAAACTCTTTGAGAAAGAAGCCCCGCTCGATACATCTCTTAATGGCTTTGATCTCATGCGGTATTGGCACATTTACACTGAGGACTTCTCGGAGCGCTTTGCGGTTGAAGACATGCCTATTTGCAAGCTGCTCAAGACGGAGAAGCCCTTCAGCGGATTCCGTGTTGGTATGTATGACGAAAACAGAAATAAGCGGATTTACGATGTCCTTGGTGAGGCTATTCGGGACGATTCCACTGGCGAGTTTCTCGCTGGTGTAGTTACTGGACGGGACGTTACTGTCATGACAGAAGAGATCACACAAATAAAAGAGCGGGATGAAGAGCGTTTCAAGCTCATTTGCGACACAATGCCTCAACTGGTATGGACAGCAACGCCTGATGGCATGGTCGACTTCTGGAATACTCGCTTTTACACCTACACAGGGCTCACTCCAGAGAACAGTCTTGGCAAGTCATGGGTGAACGCTTTTCACCCCGATGATCTTCCTGAAGCACACCGGAGATGGCAACACTCATTGAATACGGGCGATAGTTACGTGACGGAATACCGGTGCCAGAGTAAAGATGGTAACTGGCGTTGGTATCTCGGCCGGGCATTGCCTCAGCGTAACAAAGAAACCGGGGAAGTCGAGAAGTGGTTTG GAACCTGTACCGATGTCCACGAAAGTATCCAAACCAAGATGAGCGCGAAACGCACACGACAACAACTTCTTAGCGTCATTGCCCACTCTCATGTTACCATTTTTACGGTTGACCCCAAACGAAGGGTTACAATGCTCGAAGGCGCATTGATCTGGAACAACACTCACGAGGAGAACCATGATGGAACGAGGTGGTTCATTGGAGAGAATATGTATACTGTCTTCAATCGCTTGACAGCGCAACTGGCAGACGGAGAACGTCCTGAATTCCTTGAACCCATAGAGTTACTGCTTGACGGAAAAGCTACCGAAGACCTCAAGGAACACGGCATTG ACGATCGTTGGTACCGAACTCGTTTCCTTCCCATGTTTGGCAAAAGGCCACAAGAAGGAGGTGCGAAGAACGATACGTATATCGAAGGGGTCATTGGTGTAATCATGGACGTTACCGAACTGAAAGTCCGCGAGGAAGCGCTGGAGAAGCAGTCCAAAGAAAAGCGAAGGGCGATGGCGAACGAAGCAgctgccaaggaggccaaTAGACTCAAGAGTCAATTTCTCGCCAATATGTCTCACGAAATCCGAACACCCATCACTGGTGTGTTAGGGATGGCCGAATTACTTAGCGGAATGCAATTGGACGCAGAGCAACAAGAATATGTCGAAAACATTCAGAGCTCGGCAACATCTCTGTTGACCGTTATCAATGACATTCTAGACTTCTCGAAGGTGGAGTCTGGGCGGTTGGATATCGAAGAGGTACAATTCTCCTTATCTCATATAGTTAAGGAAGTGGGGAGAATGCTTCAGTTTGCTGTTGAACGAAAGAACCTCGATTTTCAATCAGATATCGGAGATGGCATCGAAAACGATTTGGTGGTCATTGGTGACCCTGGACGTGTGAGGCAGATCCTGACCAATCTTCTTACCAACAGCATTAAATTCACCAATCAAGGATACGTCAGATTTTCAGTTACGGCAGAGAAAGAGACCTCGGAGTCTATTGAGGTTCGATTTTCGGTTGAAGATTCGGGAATTGGTATTCAGGACGATGTTCGCAAGAAGCTTTTCCAGCCTTTTAGCCAAGGTGATGCCTCAACCGCCCGACGGTTTGGTGGTACTGGGCTAGGTTTGACCATCTGTAAGAACTTACTCGACCTCATGCATGGCCGTATCTCGCTCGAATCGAATGTTGGCGTTGGAACTCGAGCAACCTTCTGGATCCCTTTCAATAAACCAAGCGGCCCGGCTGAGGCTGGCCTCGCTAATGCTGGTGCCATCCCTGACCGGCTTCAGTCTGAACTTAGCCTGTCTTGCAACAGTTCAGAATACGACCAGATTGTTGGCACCCCTCCGCCCTTCGACGGAATGCAGGCCAACAATGCGGGATCACGTCGGACTCGCTTCGGCATATCATCGACGTCAAGCCCAGACCAAGAACTTCCCGCATCAGAAAGAGCTAAGATCCACGTTTTGGTGGTGGAAGATAA TCCTATCAACCAGAAGATTGCCACGAAAACCATTGGCAAACTCGGTTTCCAAGTGACGGCTGCTTGGAACGGCAAGGAAGCCCTGGAGTACCTTGCCGGTGTTCAAAAAGGTATCAAACAGAAGCCAGATATCATCCTCATGGATGTACAGATGCCCATCATCGATGGCTACAAGTGCACTCATCTTCTAAGACATCACATGCCTTACAAGCCTTTGGTTCAAGATGTGCCGATTGTGGCCATGACGGCATCGGCTATCCAGGGTGATCGTGAAAAATGCACCAAAGCTGGGATGGATGATTATCTCGCCAAGCCAGTTCGAGGTGTtatcttggagaagatgctttTACGATGGTGCCACTCTCGACGTCGGACATCGGCGACACCAGACCCTACTGCCTCAGACTGTTCAGAGATGAGCGAGCACTGCGACAATGCTGATATTCCGAACATTGGCATCGATGACAATGACATGCCGCAAACATCTGAGGAGATCAATGGCAGCCCCATCACACCTCGGCCGTTGACCACCAACGGATACCAGAACGAGCCGTCACCCTTTGATTCTACCGGGTTGGCAGTGCAGGTCCGACGACCAGAAGGAGAGACTGAATGGTCTAACAGGCTACAAGAGACAAAACTCATCGACGCTGCAGGGGGGTCGTCAAGCTATCGGAGGAACTCATACCACGAACTACAGACCGGAGATTCGTTGACCGAAGAGAACGTCAATAGGTTGAAGAGCGAGAATCAGTCGACGACACGTCGATAA
- a CDS encoding related to WSS1 Protein involved in sister chromatid separation and segregation encodes MPEHDALVLSYSHLAKLPRANDALQTLKKVASLVKPIMRARNWKVRELAEFYPEQHNLLGLNINRGAKICLRLRHAGDKNQFMPIESVVDTMLHELSHIVHGPHDAKFHALWDQLRDEHEGLVLKGYTGEGFLSEGRRLGGSRIPPLEARRVAREAEEKRRARPGTGSGKRLGGSAPRPGEDIRRVIADAAERRSRILKGCGTDNLSETQIRNISDNATKNGFRTQAEEDEANDAAIAQALWELVQEDKSVEYGNSYIAPTADNPTGNGGGSVIPHRGPGGSSERSGEPPGWTCSTCTLHNPANYLCCDACGMERSEMSPRSQQVKNNRRSRSPVSQPAVIDLTTSSPPRDQQKSATASRNSRPRVTGQETASSGPQMWECSFCGTVMEKKWWTCSTCGKIKDNSR; translated from the exons atgcccGAACACGATGCACTCGTGTTGTCGTATAGCCACTTGGCCAAGCTTCCCAGAGCGAACGATGCCCTGCAGACCTTGAAGAAAGTAGCTTCCCTTGTGAAGCCTATAATGCGAGCGCGCAACTGGAAAGTCCGAGAGTTGGCCGAGTTCTATCCTGAACAACataatcttttag GTCTCAATATCAACCGAGGAGCCAAGATATGTCTTCGTTTGCGACATGCTGGGGATAAAAACCAGTTTATGCCTATCGAAAGTGTTGTCGATACAATGCTACACGAGTTGTCGCACATAGTCCATGGCCCTCACGATGCCAAGTTTCATGCCCTTTGGGATCAGCTCAGAGATGAGCACGAGGGTCTGGTTCTTAAAGGCTACACCGGAGAAGGCTTCCTCTCAGAGGGGCGGCGTCTTGGAGGCTCAAGAATACCACCCCTCGAGGCTCGTCGAGTGGCAcgagaggctgaagagaagcgaCGAGCTCGCCCCGGTACTGGATCAGGCAAACGTCTAGGGGGCTCTGCTCCTCGGCCAGGTGAAGATATTCGGAGAGTAATTGCGGATGCTGCTGAGCGGCGGAGCAGGATCCTTAAGGGTTGTGGCACAGATAACCTCAGCGAAACTCAAATTCGCAACATTTCAGACAATGCCACAAAGAACGGTTTTCGAACACaggccgaagaagacgaggctAATGATGCAGCCATAGCTCAAGCCCTGTGGGAACTAGTGCAGGAAGACAAATCTGTCGAATACGGCAACTCTTACATCGCTCCCACGGCGGACAACCCAACTGGAAATGGAGGCGGATCAGTAATCCCGCATAGGGGACCTGGTGGTAGTTCGGAGAGGTCTGGAGAGCCTCCAGGCTGGACATGCAGCACTTGTACTCTGCACAATCCTGCTAACTATCTATGTTGTGACGCCTGTGGGATGGAGCGGTCCGAGATGAGTCCAAGGTCACAACAGGTTAAGAACAACCGCCGATCCAGATCGCCAGTATCGCAACCTGCTGTTATTGACTTGACGACTTCGAGTCCGCCACGAGATCAGCAGAAGTCTGCCACAGCGTCGCGGAATTCAAGGCCAAGAGTCACAGGTCAAGAAACTGCATCGTCGGGACCGCAGATGTGGGAATGTAGTTTTTGTGGGACGGTGATGGAAAAGAAGTGGTGGACTTGTTCGACATGTGGGAAAATCAAGGACAATTCACGATAG